The proteins below come from a single Triticum aestivum cultivar Chinese Spring chromosome 5D, IWGSC CS RefSeq v2.1, whole genome shotgun sequence genomic window:
- the LOC123126345 gene encoding putative ripening-related protein 4: MANLKKLLAMFALVMFLSQLRVHGVFVSVGSNANVTTETKHLRGRCHINGFLHGKYGDCNRDHCSVCCKDGHRYPQFRCSPPGSADTPAILTLNSFARGGDGGGKSFCDNRFHKDTELVVALSMGWLRLDGKRRFNKMIRINGNGRAVPAKVADECDSVYGCDAEHNFEPPCPYNVVDASPAVWKALGLKEEIGVFKITWSDV, encoded by the coding sequence ATGGCTAACTTGAAGAAGCTATTAGCTATGTTTGCTCTCGTGATGTTCCTGTCACAGCTCCGCGTCCATGGTGTCTTCGTGTCTGTGGGCAGCAACGCGAACGTTACTACAGAGACCAAGCATCTTcgcggcaggtgccacatcaatGGCTTCCTGCATGGCAAATACGGCGACTGCAACAGGGATCACTGCTCGGTCTGCTGTAAAGACGGTCACCGCTACCCGCAATTCAGGTGCTCACCCCCGGGGTCGGCCGATACGCCTGCGATCCTAACTCTAAACAGCTTCGCAcgaggtggagacggcggcggAAAATCGTTCTGCGACAACCGCTTCCACAAGGACACCGAGCTGGTGGTGGCGCTGTCCATGGGGTGGCTGCGCCTGGACGGCAAGCGCAGGTTCAACAAGATGATCCGCATCAACGGGAACGGGCGTGCGGTGCCAGCCAAGGTCGCCGATGAGTGTGACTCGGTGTACGGCTGCGACGCCGAGCACAACTTCGAGCCACCGTGCCCATACAACGTCGTAGACGCGTCACCGGCCGTGTGGAAGGCGCTGGGGCTCAAGGAGGAGATTGGAGTGTTCAAGATCACTTGGTCTGATGTGTGA
- the LOC123120995 gene encoding uncharacterized protein: MANFKKLLAMFALVMFLSQLRVHGVSVSVGSSANVTTETKHLRGRCHISGFLHGKSGDCNRDHGSVCCKDGHRYPQFRCSPPVSADTPAILTLNSFARGGDGGGKSFCDNRFHKDTELVVALSTGWLRLDGKRRCNKMIRINGNGRAVLAKVVDECDSVYGCDAEHNFEPPCPYNDVDASPAVWKALRLKEEIGVFKITWSDICKQGEYLTDMANFKKLLAMFALVMFLSQLRVHGVSVSVGSSANVTTETKHLRGRCHISGFLHGKSGDCNRDHGSVCCKDGHRYPQFRCSPPVSADTPAILTLNSFARGGDGGGKSFCDNRFHKDTELVVALSTGWLRLDGTRRCNKMIRINGNGRAVLAKVVDECDSVYGCDAEHNFEPPCPYNDVDASPAVWKALGLKEEIGVFKITWSDV, from the exons ATGGCTAACTTCAAGAAGCTATTAGCTATGTTTGCACTCGTGATGTTCCTGTCACAGCTCCGCGTCCATGGTGTCTCGGTGTCTGTGGGCAGCAGCGCGAACGTTACTACAGAGACCAAACATCTTCGCGGCAGGTGCCACATCAGTGGCTTCCTGCATGGCAAATCCGGCGACTGCAACAGGGATCACGGCTCGGTCTGCTGTAAAGACGGTCACCGCTACCCGCAATTCAGGTGCTCGCCCCCGGTGTCGGCCGACACGCCGGCGATCCTAACTCTGAACAGCTTCGCAcgaggtggagacggcggcggcaaATCGTTCTGCGACAACCGCTTCCACAAGGACACCGAGCTGGTGGTGGCGCTGTCCACGGGGTGGCTGCGCCTGGACGGCAAGCGCAGGTGCAACAAGATGATCCGCATCAACGGGAACGGGCGTGCCGTGCTGGCCAAGGTCGTCGATGAGTGTGACTCGGTGTACGGCTGCGACGCCGAGCACAACTTCGAGCCACCGTGCCCATACAACGACGTAGACGCGTCACCGGCCGTGTGGAAGGCGTTGAGGCTCAAGGAGGAGATTGGAGTGTTCAAGATCACTTGGTCTGAT ATTTGCAAGCAAGGTGAGTACCTCACGGACATGGCTAACTTCAAGAAGCTATTAGCTATGTTTGCACTCGTGATGTTCCTGTCACAGCTCCGCGTCCATGGTGTCTCGGTGTCTGTGGGCAGCAGCGCGAACGTTACTACAGAGACCAAACATCTTCGCGGCAGGTGCCACATCAGTGGCTTCCTGCATGGCAAATCCGGCGACTGCAACAGGGATCACGGCTCGGTCTGCTGTAAAGACGGTCACCGCTACCCGCAATTCAGGTGCTCGCCCCCGGTGTCGGCCGACACGCCGGCGATCCTAACTCTGAACAGCTTCGCAcgaggtggagacggcggcggcaaATCGTTCTGCGACAACCGCTTCCACAAGGACACCGAGCTGGTGGTGGCGCTGTCCACGGGGTGGCTGCGCCTGGACGGCACGCGCAGGTGCAACAAGATGATCCGCATCAACGGGAACGGGCGTGCCGTGCTGGCCAAGGTCGTCGATGAGTGTGACTCGGTGTACGGCTGCGACGCCGAGCACAACTTCGAGCCACCGTGCCCATACAACGACGTAGACGCGTCACCGGCCGTGTGGAAGGCGTTGGGGCTCAAGGAGGAGATTGGAGTGTTCAAGATCACTTGGTCTGATGTGTGA
- the LOC123120994 gene encoding uncharacterized protein codes for MANFKKLLAMFALVMFLSQLRVHGVSVSVGSSANVTTETKHLRGRCHISGFLHGKSGDCNRDHGSVCCKDGHRYPQFRCSPPVSADTPAILTLNSFARGGDGGGKSFCDNRFHKDTELVVALSTGWLRLDGTRRCNKMIRINGNGRAVLAKVVDECDSVYGCDAEHNFEPPCPYNDVDASPAVWKALRLKEEIGVFKITWSDICKQGEYLTDMANFKKLLAMFALVMFLSQLRVHGVSVSVGSSANVTTETKHLRGRCHISGFLHGKSGDCNRDHGSVCCKDGHRYPQFRCSPPVSADTPAILTLNSFARGGDGGGKSFCDNRFHKDTELVVALSTGWLRLDGTRRCNKMIRINGNGRAVLAKVVDECDSVYGCDAEHNFEPPCPYNDVDASPAVWKALRLKEEIGVFKITWSDV; via the exons ATGGCTAACTTCAAGAAGCTATTAGCTATGTTTGCACTCGTGATGTTCCTGTCACAGCTCCGCGTCCATGGTGTCTCGGTGTCTGTGGGCAGCAGCGCGAACGTTACTACAGAGACCAAACATCTTCGCGGCAGGTGCCACATCAGTGGCTTCCTGCATGGCAAATCCGGCGACTGCAACAGGGATCACGGCTCGGTCTGCTGTAAAGACGGTCACCGCTACCCGCAATTCAGGTGCTCGCCCCCGGTGTCGGCCGACACGCCGGCGATCCTAACTCTGAACAGCTTCGCAcgaggtggagacggcggcggcaaATCGTTCTGCGACAACCGCTTCCACAAGGACACCGAGCTGGTGGTGGCGCTGTCCACGGGGTGGCTGCGCCTGGACGGCACGCGCAGGTGCAACAAGATGATCCGCATCAACGGGAACGGGCGTGCCGTGCTGGCCAAGGTCGTCGATGAGTGTGACTCGGTGTACGGCTGCGACGCCGAGCACAACTTCGAGCCACCGTGCCCATACAACGACGTAGACGCGTCACCGGCCGTGTGGAAGGCGTTGAGGCTCAAGGAGGAGATTGGAGTGTTCAAGATCACTTGGTCTGAT ATTTGCAAGCAAGGTGAGTACCTCACGGACATGGCTAACTTCAAGAAGCTATTAGCTATGTTTGCACTCGTGATGTTCCTGTCACAGCTCCGCGTCCATGGTGTCTCGGTGTCTGTGGGCAGCAGCGCGAACGTTACTACAGAGACCAAACATCTTCGCGGCAGGTGCCACATCAGTGGCTTCCTGCATGGCAAATCCGGCGACTGCAACAGGGATCACGGCTCGGTCTGCTGTAAAGACGGTCACCGCTACCCGCAATTCAGGTGCTCGCCCCCGGTGTCGGCCGACACGCCGGCGATCCTAACTCTGAACAGCTTCGCAcgaggtggagacggcggcggcaaATCGTTCTGCGACAACCGCTTCCACAAGGACACCGAGCTGGTGGTGGCGCTGTCCACGGGGTGGCTGCGCCTGGACGGCACGCGCAGGTGCAACAAGATGATCCGCATCAACGGGAACGGGCGTGCCGTGCTGGCCAAGGTCGTCGATGAGTGTGACTCGGTGTACGGCTGCGACGCCGAGCACAACTTCGAGCCACCGTGCCCATACAACGACGTAGACGCGTCACCGGCCGTGTGGAAGGCGTTGAGGCTCAAGGAGGAGATTGGAGTGTTCAAGATCACTTGGTCTGATGTGTGA